A genomic region of Lachnoclostridium edouardi contains the following coding sequences:
- a CDS encoding UvrB/UvrC motif-containing protein → MLCEKCKIREATIQYTEVVDGVKTEHNFCTQCAKSLDFGQYSNIFDSDFPLGKLLSSLLAVGDSSQKEAKMAQVVCPTCKTSYGEFVKNSQFGCQDCYEVFDLFISDNIKQLQGSDSHKGKRPKYQPAKMEAPSEVKEKKENDSPADQVAILDRRLKAAVDREDYETAAMLRDKIREIKAGEVGNA, encoded by the coding sequence ATGTTATGTGAAAAATGTAAAATAAGAGAAGCAACAATCCAGTACACGGAGGTTGTGGATGGAGTAAAAACAGAACATAATTTCTGTACCCAATGTGCCAAAAGTCTGGACTTTGGGCAGTACTCTAATATTTTTGACAGCGATTTTCCTTTAGGAAAGCTGCTGTCCAGTTTGCTGGCTGTGGGGGACAGCAGCCAGAAGGAGGCAAAGATGGCTCAGGTAGTATGTCCTACCTGCAAAACCAGCTATGGAGAGTTTGTAAAAAACAGCCAGTTTGGCTGTCAGGACTGCTATGAAGTATTTGATTTGTTTATCAGCGATAATATTAAACAGCTTCAGGGCAGCGACAGCCACAAGGGAAAAAGGCCTAAGTATCAGCCTGCGAAAATGGAGGCGCCCAGTGAGGTGAAAGAAAAAAAGGAAAATGATTCTCCTGCAGATCAGGTAGCTATTTTAGATAGGAGGTTAAAGGCTGCAGTGGACAGAGAAGATTATGAGACGGCTGCAATGCTGAGAGATAAAATCAGAGAGATAAAGGCAGGTGAAGTGGGAAATGCTTAA
- a CDS encoding GntR family transcriptional regulator, translating to MIVEIDFNSDEAYYIQLCNQIILGIATERIREGEVLPSVRQMAEYVGINMHTVNKAYSVLRQEGFVRLDRRKGAVVCLDINKMNAIKEMRRELGVVLARGACKNISCKEAHQLVDEIYREFSGI from the coding sequence GTGATAGTAGAAATTGATTTTAATAGTGATGAGGCCTACTATATTCAGCTTTGCAATCAGATTATTCTGGGGATTGCTACAGAGCGGATCAGAGAAGGTGAGGTGCTGCCTTCTGTTCGCCAGATGGCAGAGTATGTGGGAATTAACATGCATACAGTAAATAAAGCATATTCTGTTTTAAGGCAGGAAGGATTTGTCAGGCTGGACAGAAGAAAAGGCGCTGTAGTTTGTTTAGATATAAATAAAATGAATGCAATAAAAGAGATGCGTCGGGAGCTGGGAGTAGTTTTAGCCAGAGGAGCATGTAAAAATATTAGCTGCAAAGAAGCTCACCAGCTGGTAGATGAAATATACAGGGAATTTTCCGGGATTTAA
- a CDS encoding cadherin-like beta sandwich domain-containing protein, producing MKKNKMNFLKGISAAAALSAMMLFQTITAFASNVRIAFSDPTATVGAEVTVTMKVSSLSGDALDHGTIMLTYDAAALEFVSGTNASGGAGSISVKPEADSGNNQLMTTTLKFKALQAGSTQITVQDQEIYDGDAQLASVDKQGSSSVTISSPESFSGDATLKSLKVSPGTLTPDFDPSVESYTVQVGTDVSKLAVSAESNDSNATVTVEGNSDLQMGDNTVQCKVTAQDGQTKTYVLTVSKVEGGASNTGEVIGDLTAVIGDVQYTVATTFDSLTLPEGFEAVNYTYKGNEVTAAKGLEKDLLLLYLVADDGTGAFYIYNESADTWTAYMEISTTSKAIVLLPVDSSVVIPEGFTEGIMNLQDGRQASGWVPAGEENPEYWLFYGMNWNGEKALYRYDLKENTIQRYLQDPPGAGGISDEQYKEVVTTYKDLLHQYEMRGLVIIGLAAGLAVLLAAVILLAKKSGGKRNPEPERERKNAGRSKARAELAAAKEPEDQIIDDDLEIIDLDHASEENLNKNDEEDLEVVDLDQDLEDSQEITDLDDDLDIYEDLEEDDLEAVDLEEDDSEDVSKDQKKKQKDSEEDSDFDFIDLDL from the coding sequence ATGAAGAAAAATAAAATGAATTTTTTAAAAGGGATTTCAGCAGCCGCCGCATTATCTGCGATGATGCTGTTCCAAACCATTACTGCCTTTGCTTCTAACGTAAGAATTGCCTTTTCAGATCCTACAGCTACAGTGGGAGCTGAGGTTACTGTGACAATGAAGGTCAGCTCTCTCAGCGGGGACGCCTTAGATCACGGAACAATTATGCTTACTTACGACGCAGCGGCGTTGGAATTTGTCAGTGGGACAAATGCCAGCGGAGGGGCAGGTTCCATCAGCGTAAAGCCTGAGGCAGACAGCGGAAATAATCAGCTGATGACTACTACTTTAAAATTTAAGGCTCTTCAAGCCGGCTCTACACAGATTACTGTTCAGGACCAGGAGATTTACGACGGGGACGCGCAGCTGGCTTCAGTAGATAAGCAGGGCAGCTCTTCTGTAACTATATCTTCCCCTGAAAGCTTTTCAGGAGATGCAACCTTAAAGTCTTTAAAGGTTTCACCAGGTACTTTAACACCGGATTTTGATCCGTCAGTAGAAAGTTACACTGTTCAGGTGGGAACTGATGTGTCTAAACTGGCTGTCAGCGCAGAGTCCAATGATTCCAACGCTACAGTTACTGTGGAGGGCAACTCTGACCTTCAAATGGGAGACAACACAGTACAGTGCAAGGTAACTGCTCAGGACGGCCAGACGAAAACTTATGTGCTTACAGTGTCCAAGGTAGAGGGCGGAGCAAGCAACACAGGAGAAGTAATCGGGGATCTGACTGCAGTAATCGGGGACGTTCAGTATACAGTTGCCACCACATTTGACAGTCTTACTCTTCCAGAGGGATTTGAGGCAGTAAATTATACATATAAGGGCAATGAAGTGACGGCTGCCAAGGGGCTGGAAAAAGATTTGCTGCTGCTTTATCTGGTAGCTGACGACGGAACAGGAGCCTTCTATATTTACAATGAATCGGCAGATACATGGACGGCTTATATGGAAATCTCCACTACCTCCAAGGCCATTGTACTTCTGCCTGTAGACAGCTCCGTAGTAATTCCAGAAGGCTTTACTGAGGGAATTATGAATCTTCAGGACGGCAGACAGGCTTCCGGTTGGGTGCCGGCAGGGGAGGAAAATCCTGAATACTGGCTGTTCTACGGAATGAACTGGAACGGAGAAAAGGCGCTGTACCGCTATGATCTGAAGGAAAACACGATTCAAAGATATCTGCAGGACCCTCCTGGAGCCGGCGGAATTTCAGATGAACAGTATAAAGAGGTTGTGACAACATATAAAGATCTTCTCCATCAATATGAGATGAGAGGCCTTGTAATCATTGGTTTGGCAGCAGGTTTGGCAGTTCTTTTGGCCGCAGTGATTCTCCTGGCTAAAAAATCAGGAGGAAAGAGAAATCCAGAGCCGGAAAGAGAAAGAAAAAATGCAGGCCGCAGCAAGGCCAGAGCAGAATTAGCAGCAGCTAAGGAGCCTGAAGATCAGATAATAGACGACGACCTGGAGATCATAGATCTGGACCATGCTTCTGAGGAAAACTTAAATAAAAATGATGAGGAAGATTTAGAAGTCGTGGACTTAGATCAGGATCTTGAGGACAGTCAGGAAATTACAGACTTAGATGATGACCTGGATATATATGAGGACTTGGAGGAGGATGATCTGGAAGCTGTAGATCTGGAAGAGGATGATTCAGAAGATGTTTCTAAGGATCAGAAGAAAAAACAAAAAGATTCAGAGGAAGATAGCGATTTTGATTTTATTGATCTGGATCTGTAA
- a CDS encoding SH3 domain-containing protein encodes MVKHTAKKRAALLLGAVLMFQLPAAGLAPSYETYAYTEKRATVKATSLNVRSGPGTSYSIVGKLSNGTGVTVVGEDTASDGVRWYQIRFTGSGGAETIGYVSNSYLRFPTAYSADADFENFLNEEGFPDSYKDSLRALHAAHPQWVFRAQKTGLDWNTVIENEAVVGRNLVASSSISSWKSTADNAYDWSTGVWPGFDGSSWVAASEDIIRYYMDPRNFLDEDYVFQFLLQRYDGSVHTADGLRTMLKGTFMESNQTAGEGSSSDGSSSGGTVSGGPGGGSTSGSSESSGSSGEEGPWAGGQPGGNSSSGSQGNIDSSAPTGSGDQGISFEGPMASISSYSLKRLTSSYGPGMNIDGDSPGSGDNTSTVNISPSGNIDYAQVILNAGSQSGVNPYVLAAMIIQEVGKQGSDSVSGTRSGYEGYYNFYNIGAYATDSMGAVERGLWYASQSGSYSRPWNSPEKAILGGAEYYGTNFVNVGQDTFYLKKFNVQGANLYKHQYMTNIQAAASEGYHMASAYNDDLKNTALEFKIPVYNNMPASPCAKPTITGSPNNKLSGLGVDGFALTPTFNMDTYSYDLIVDQSVSSVNVQAGAIDSKATVSGTGTVDLQSGINEIKITVKAENGSVREYVLHVIRQANGPTYTQGTGGAGTSPGSPGGSSSDNSDTSSGGPGVVIGPGESQGGEVLSPLGAALRPEKEFEYHV; translated from the coding sequence ATGGTGAAGCACACAGCAAAGAAGAGAGCAGCCTTGCTTTTAGGGGCAGTATTAATGTTTCAGCTGCCGGCGGCAGGATTAGCTCCTTCTTATGAAACATATGCTTATACAGAGAAAAGGGCCACGGTAAAAGCCACCAGTTTAAATGTAAGAAGCGGCCCCGGCACGTCCTATTCTATTGTAGGAAAGCTGTCTAACGGAACAGGAGTGACTGTAGTAGGGGAAGACACGGCATCTGATGGAGTAAGATGGTATCAGATCCGTTTTACAGGCAGCGGGGGAGCAGAAACTATAGGTTATGTTTCCAACAGCTATTTAAGATTTCCCACAGCCTATTCTGCGGATGCAGATTTTGAAAATTTCTTAAATGAAGAAGGGTTTCCCGACAGCTATAAAGATAGTCTGAGAGCCTTACATGCAGCTCATCCCCAATGGGTTTTCAGAGCCCAGAAAACAGGGCTGGACTGGAATACTGTTATTGAAAATGAAGCGGTGGTGGGAAGAAACCTGGTGGCAAGCAGCAGCATTTCTTCCTGGAAATCTACAGCAGATAATGCCTATGACTGGAGCACAGGAGTCTGGCCGGGATTTGACGGAAGCTCCTGGGTGGCAGCTTCTGAAGATATTATCCGCTACTATATGGACCCCAGAAATTTTTTAGATGAAGATTATGTATTTCAGTTTTTACTTCAAAGATACGACGGTTCCGTACATACGGCAGACGGACTGAGAACTATGCTGAAGGGCACTTTTATGGAAAGCAACCAAACAGCAGGCGAAGGCTCATCATCAGATGGCAGTTCATCAGGGGGAACAGTTTCCGGCGGACCAGGAGGGGGAAGTACTTCCGGCTCTTCAGAAAGCTCCGGCAGCTCAGGGGAGGAAGGACCGTGGGCAGGAGGACAGCCTGGAGGAAATTCTTCCTCAGGCAGTCAGGGAAATATTGACAGCAGCGCCCCTACAGGCAGCGGAGATCAGGGGATTTCTTTTGAAGGTCCTATGGCTTCAATCAGCAGCTACAGTCTGAAAAGATTGACCAGCAGCTATGGACCGGGGATGAATATAGACGGAGACAGCCCTGGAAGCGGGGATAATACTTCCACTGTAAATATTTCTCCGTCAGGGAATATTGATTATGCCCAGGTGATTTTAAACGCCGGTTCTCAGTCAGGAGTAAATCCTTATGTGCTGGCGGCCATGATTATTCAGGAAGTGGGAAAACAGGGCAGCGACAGTGTGTCCGGAACCAGGTCCGGATATGAAGGCTACTACAACTTTTACAATATTGGAGCCTATGCTACAGACTCTATGGGAGCTGTAGAAAGAGGTTTGTGGTATGCCTCCCAGTCAGGCAGTTACAGCAGACCGTGGAACAGTCCGGAAAAAGCGATTTTAGGCGGGGCAGAATATTATGGGACAAACTTTGTCAATGTAGGCCAGGATACATTTTATTTGAAAAAGTTTAATGTGCAGGGCGCCAATTTGTACAAGCATCAATATATGACAAATATTCAGGCCGCGGCCTCAGAAGGATACCATATGGCAAGTGCGTACAATGACGACCTGAAAAACACGGCTTTGGAGTTTAAAATTCCTGTGTACAATAATATGCCTGCATCTCCGTGCGCGAAACCTACTATTACAGGCAGTCCAAACAACAAGCTGTCAGGATTAGGCGTAGACGGCTTTGCATTAACTCCAACCTTTAATATGGATACATATTCCTACGACTTGATTGTAGACCAGTCTGTTTCCAGTGTAAATGTACAGGCGGGAGCTATAGACTCTAAGGCAACAGTAAGCGGCACGGGAACTGTTGATTTACAAAGCGGAATTAATGAAATTAAGATTACAGTCAAAGCAGAAAACGGCTCTGTCCGCGAGTATGTGCTTCATGTAATCAGGCAGGCAAACGGTCCTACTTATACTCAGGGCACAGGAGGAGCAGGAACTTCACCTGGAAGTCCGGGAGGCAGCTCTTCTGACAATTCAGATACAAGCTCAGGAGGGCCTGGAGTAGTAATCGGACCGGGAGAATCACAAGGAGGAGAGGTGCTGTCTCCTTTAGGAGCAGCTCTCCGGCCGGAAAAAGAATTTGAATACCATGTATAA
- a CDS encoding oxaloacetate decarboxylase subunit alpha produces the protein MAEIEKKPVKIVETVLRDAHQSLIATRMTTEQMLPIIDKMDQVGYYAVECWGGATFDASLRFLKEDPWERLRKLRAGFKNTKLQMLFRGQNILGYNHYADDVVEYFVQKSVANGIDIIRIFDCLNDIRNLQTAVKAANKEKAHAQIALSYTLGEAYTMDYWKDIAKKIEDMGADSLCIKDMAGLLTPYAAEELVSALKESTKLPIDLHTHYTSGVASMTYLKAVEAGCDIIDCAMSPFALGTSQPATEVMVETFRGTPYDTGYDQTLLAEIADYFLPLREQALESGLLNPKVLGVNIKTLQYQVPGGMLSNLVSQLKEAGQEDKYREVLEEIPRVRKDFGEPPLVTPSSQIVGTQAVMNIIAGERYKIVPKESKKIMMGEFGQTVKPFNPEVQKKIIGDETPITCRPADLIPPQLPQFEKECAQWKQQDEDVLSYALFPKVAEEFFKYREAQQTKVDAEAADTKSKAYPV, from the coding sequence ATGGCAGAGATAGAGAAAAAGCCGGTTAAGATTGTGGAGACAGTCCTTCGTGACGCACACCAGTCTTTAATCGCAACCAGAATGACAACCGAACAGATGCTTCCTATCATTGATAAGATGGATCAGGTTGGTTACTATGCAGTAGAATGCTGGGGCGGCGCAACCTTTGATGCTTCCCTGCGTTTCTTAAAAGAAGATCCATGGGAGAGACTGCGCAAGCTGAGAGCAGGCTTTAAAAACACAAAGCTTCAGATGCTGTTCAGAGGCCAGAATATCCTTGGATACAACCACTATGCAGATGACGTAGTAGAATACTTTGTACAGAAATCTGTGGCAAACGGTATTGATATTATCAGAATCTTCGACTGTCTGAACGATATCCGCAACCTGCAGACAGCTGTAAAAGCAGCTAATAAAGAAAAAGCTCATGCGCAGATCGCTCTCAGCTATACTCTGGGAGAGGCCTACACCATGGATTACTGGAAAGACATTGCAAAGAAGATTGAGGATATGGGCGCTGATTCCCTGTGTATCAAAGATATGGCAGGACTTCTTACACCATATGCAGCAGAAGAACTGGTTTCCGCATTGAAGGAATCCACAAAACTGCCTATCGACCTGCACACACATTATACATCAGGCGTTGCTTCTATGACTTACTTAAAGGCAGTAGAGGCAGGATGTGATATTATTGACTGTGCAATGAGTCCTTTTGCTTTAGGAACCAGCCAGCCAGCTACAGAAGTTATGGTTGAGACTTTCCGCGGCACACCATATGACACTGGATATGATCAGACTTTACTGGCAGAGATCGCTGATTACTTCCTTCCACTTCGGGAGCAGGCATTAGAAAGCGGCCTTTTAAATCCAAAGGTTCTGGGCGTTAACATTAAGACTCTTCAGTATCAGGTGCCAGGCGGTATGCTTTCCAACCTTGTTTCCCAGCTGAAGGAAGCAGGACAGGAAGACAAGTACCGTGAAGTTTTAGAGGAGATTCCAAGAGTTCGTAAGGACTTTGGAGAGCCGCCTCTGGTAACACCTTCTTCTCAGATTGTTGGTACACAGGCTGTTATGAACATTATTGCAGGAGAGCGTTACAAAATAGTTCCGAAAGAATCCAAGAAGATTATGATGGGCGAATTTGGACAGACTGTAAAGCCGTTTAACCCAGAGGTTCAGAAAAAGATTATTGGAGATGAGACTCCAATTACCTGCAGACCTGCAGACCTGATTCCTCCTCAGCTGCCTCAGTTTGAGAAAGAATGCGCTCAGTGGAAACAGCAGGATGAAGATGTTTTATCCTACGCTCTGTTCCCTAAGGTAGCAGAAGAGTTCTTCAAATACAGAGAAGCTCAGCAGACAAAAGTAGATGCAGAAGCTGCAGATACTAAGAGCAAAGCATATCCTGTATAA
- a CDS encoding sodium ion-translocating decarboxylase subunit beta — translation MDYISNTLVNLLQQTAFVNLTWGNFVMIAVAFIFLYLAIKKGFEPLLLVPISFGMLLVNIYPDIMLSIEDSSNGVAGLLHYFYLLDEWSILPSLIFMGVGAMTDFGPLIANPKSFLLGAAAQFGIYGAYFLAILMGFNDKAAAAISIIGGADGPTSIFLCGKLGQTEFMGPIAVAAYSYMALVPIIQPPIMKLLTSEEERKIKMEQLRPVSKLEKILFPIIVTVVVCMILPTTAPLVGMLMLGNLFRESGVVKQLAETASNALMYIVVIVLGTSVGATTSAEAFLKMTTIKIVVLGLVAFALGTAAGVIFGKIMCKASGGKVNPLIGSAGVSAVPMAARVSQKVGSDADPTNFLLMHAMGPNVAGVIGTAVAAGTFMAIFGVK, via the coding sequence ATGGATTATATTTCTAATACACTTGTGAATCTTCTTCAGCAGACAGCATTTGTCAATTTAACCTGGGGCAACTTCGTTATGATCGCCGTGGCTTTCATTTTCCTTTACCTGGCTATTAAAAAAGGATTCGAGCCATTGCTTCTTGTGCCGATTTCCTTTGGAATGCTGCTGGTTAATATCTACCCAGATATTATGCTGTCAATTGAAGATTCATCCAATGGAGTGGCAGGACTTCTTCACTATTTCTATTTGTTAGATGAGTGGAGTATTTTACCATCTCTGATTTTCATGGGTGTAGGCGCGATGACAGACTTCGGTCCTTTAATTGCCAACCCTAAAAGCTTCCTGCTGGGTGCGGCAGCTCAGTTTGGTATTTACGGCGCATACTTTTTAGCTATCCTTATGGGATTCAACGACAAGGCGGCAGCGGCAATCTCCATTATCGGCGGCGCCGACGGCCCTACATCTATCTTCCTTTGCGGTAAGCTGGGACAGACAGAATTTATGGGACCTATCGCTGTAGCTGCATATTCTTACATGGCTCTTGTTCCAATTATTCAGCCTCCAATTATGAAGCTGCTTACATCAGAGGAAGAGCGTAAGATTAAAATGGAGCAGTTAAGACCTGTTTCTAAGCTGGAAAAGATTTTATTCCCAATTATTGTTACTGTTGTAGTCTGCATGATCCTTCCTACTACAGCTCCTCTTGTTGGTATGCTGATGTTAGGTAACCTGTTCCGTGAGTCAGGTGTTGTAAAACAGTTGGCAGAGACAGCTTCCAACGCTTTGATGTACATTGTAGTTATCGTTCTTGGTACATCTGTAGGCGCTACTACAAGTGCTGAAGCTTTCCTGAAAATGACAACAATTAAAATCGTTGTTTTAGGTCTGGTAGCATTTGCTCTTGGTACAGCAGCCGGCGTTATATTCGGAAAGATTATGTGCAAGGCAAGCGGCGGAAAGGTAAATCCGCTGATCGGATCTGCAGGTGTATCCGCAGTTCCTATGGCAGCCCGTGTATCCCAGAAGGTTGGTTCTGATGCAGATCCTACAAACTTCCTTCTTATGCACGCTATGGGACCAAACGTAGCCGGCGTTATCGGTACAGCAGTAGCTGCTGGTACATTTATGGCTATTTTCGGTGTGAAATAA
- a CDS encoding biotin/lipoyl-containing protein, whose amino-acid sequence MKNYTITVNGNVYDVTVEEGASTGAAVAAKKAAPAAPKAAPKAAAPAGAAGGVVVAAPMPGKILGVKASAGQAVKKGDVLVILEAMKMENEIVAPQDGTVATINVANGDSVEAGATIATLN is encoded by the coding sequence ATGAAAAATTATACAATTACAGTTAATGGAAATGTTTATGACGTAACCGTAGAAGAAGGCGCTTCCACAGGAGCAGCTGTAGCAGCTAAAAAAGCAGCGCCAGCAGCACCAAAGGCAGCTCCAAAGGCAGCAGCACCGGCAGGCGCAGCAGGCGGCGTAGTAGTTGCAGCTCCAATGCCAGGAAAAATTCTGGGTGTGAAAGCAAGCGCAGGACAGGCAGTTAAGAAGGGCGACGTTCTGGTAATTCTGGAAGCCATGAAGATGGAAAATGAAATTGTAGCTCCTCAGGACGGAACTGTTGCAACCATCAACGTAGCAAACGGTGACTCTGTAGAAGCAGGCGCAACTATCGCTACATTAAACTAG
- a CDS encoding OadG family transporter subunit, protein MKNIKRVLLALCMITCLFAMTACSKADTEDNALDPDIATQVCLLSENYFSSVVSVPEEDLDEMIAEAEDADEKVTAATFMTWKGVVKDTGDLVAIEGSTAEKADKGYVGIIQAQFEKRNVEIKIFMDRTGVPTSVSMVPEYSFAENMEKAALNTLLGMGTVFCVLIFISFLIYCFKFINAAEAKMRKQSEAPVAVAPAPVAKVEEELTDDLELVAVITAAIAASTGASADGLVVRSIRRKSGAKWKRA, encoded by the coding sequence ATGAAAAATATAAAACGCGTATTGCTGGCACTGTGCATGATCACCTGCCTCTTCGCCATGACTGCATGCAGCAAGGCCGACACAGAGGACAACGCTTTAGATCCTGATATAGCCACTCAGGTCTGCCTTCTTTCTGAAAATTATTTCAGCTCAGTAGTATCTGTTCCAGAGGAAGATCTGGATGAGATGATCGCTGAGGCAGAAGACGCTGATGAAAAGGTGACTGCTGCTACCTTTATGACTTGGAAGGGCGTAGTAAAGGATACAGGCGACCTTGTTGCTATTGAAGGCTCCACAGCTGAAAAAGCAGATAAGGGCTATGTAGGCATCATCCAGGCACAGTTTGAAAAAAGAAATGTAGAGATTAAGATTTTCATGGACAGAACAGGCGTTCCTACTTCTGTCAGCATGGTTCCAGAATACAGCTTTGCCGAGAATATGGAAAAAGCTGCTCTGAACACTTTGTTGGGTATGGGAACTGTATTCTGCGTACTGATTTTCATCAGCTTCCTGATTTACTGCTTTAAGTTCATTAATGCTGCTGAGGCTAAGATGAGAAAGCAGTCCGAGGCGCCGGTTGCAGTTGCTCCTGCACCTGTTGCAAAAGTGGAAGAAGAGCTGACTGACGATCTGGAGCTGGTTGCTGTTATTACAGCAGCGATTGCAGCTTCTACAGGAGCCTCTGCAGACGGTCTGGTAGTTCGCTCCATCAGACGCAAAAGCGGAGCAAAATGGAAAAGAGCTTAA
- a CDS encoding acyl-CoA carboxylase subunit beta: MSNSAQTSASNRINLLLDESSFVEIGGYVTARNTDFNMTEQATPADGVVTGYGTIEGNLVYVYSQDASVLGGSMGEMHAKKISNIYGMAMKMGAPVIGLIDCAGLRLQEATDALNGFGELYLNQTMASGVVPQISAIFGVCGGGMAVTAALSDFTFMEEKKGKLFVNSPNALDGNYTGKCDTAAAAFQSEETGAVDFVGTEEDILAQIRGLVSILPANNEDDMSYDECTDDLNRVCEGLEGWAGDTAEALKVISDDNFFMEVKGAFAPDMVTGFVRLNGSTVGCVANRKEVYGDDGEKKETFDGTLTAKGCEKAAEFVEFCDAFNIPVLTLVNVKGYKASKCTEKRIAKAAAKLTYAYANANVPKVTVVVGEAYGSAYLTMCSKSIGADMVYAWPGASIGMMDSNAAAKIIYADDIAKADDAVALINEKAAEYQKLQASAEAAARRGYVDDIIEACDTRKRVIAAFEMLFTKREERPAKKHGTV; encoded by the coding sequence ATGAGTAATTCAGCACAAACATCAGCAAGTAATCGTATTAACCTGTTACTTGATGAGAGCAGTTTTGTTGAAATCGGCGGCTATGTAACTGCCAGAAACACAGATTTCAATATGACTGAGCAGGCAACACCTGCAGACGGCGTGGTTACCGGATATGGTACCATTGAAGGCAACCTTGTGTATGTGTACAGCCAGGACGCTTCCGTACTGGGAGGATCTATGGGCGAGATGCACGCAAAGAAAATTTCTAACATCTATGGAATGGCTATGAAAATGGGCGCGCCAGTGATCGGTTTGATCGACTGCGCAGGTCTGCGCCTTCAGGAAGCAACTGACGCTTTAAACGGATTTGGTGAACTGTATTTGAATCAGACTATGGCTTCCGGCGTAGTTCCGCAGATTTCCGCTATATTTGGCGTATGTGGAGGCGGTATGGCAGTAACAGCTGCTTTATCTGATTTCACATTTATGGAAGAGAAAAAGGGAAAATTATTTGTTAATTCTCCAAACGCTCTGGACGGCAATTATACAGGCAAATGTGACACAGCTGCTGCAGCATTCCAAAGTGAAGAGACAGGGGCAGTTGACTTTGTAGGAACTGAGGAGGACATTCTGGCTCAGATCAGAGGCCTGGTTTCCATTCTGCCGGCTAACAATGAGGACGATATGTCCTACGACGAGTGCACAGACGATTTAAACAGAGTCTGCGAAGGTCTGGAAGGCTGGGCAGGAGATACTGCAGAAGCATTAAAGGTTATTTCAGACGACAACTTCTTTATGGAAGTAAAGGGAGCGTTTGCGCCTGATATGGTAACTGGTTTTGTACGTCTGAACGGAAGCACAGTAGGCTGTGTTGCCAACCGTAAAGAAGTATACGGAGATGACGGAGAGAAGAAAGAAACATTTGACGGAACATTAACAGCTAAGGGATGTGAGAAGGCCGCAGAATTTGTTGAGTTCTGTGATGCATTTAATATTCCTGTATTAACCCTTGTAAATGTAAAAGGTTATAAAGCCTCAAAGTGTACTGAAAAAAGAATTGCAAAAGCAGCAGCTAAGCTGACATATGCTTATGCAAATGCAAATGTGCCTAAAGTTACTGTAGTAGTTGGCGAGGCATACGGTTCTGCATACCTGACCATGTGCAGCAAGTCTATTGGCGCTGATATGGTATATGCATGGCCAGGCGCTTCTATTGGCATGATGGATTCTAATGCGGCAGCAAAGATTATATATGCAGACGATATTGCCAAGGCAGATGATGCAGTAGCCCTGATTAACGAGAAGGCTGCAGAGTATCAGAAACTTCAGGCCAGTGCAGAAGCCGCTGCCAGAAGAGGATATGTTGACGACATCATTGAAGCCTGTGATACAAGAAAAAGAGTAATCGCTGCTTTTGAGATGCTGTTCACAAAGAGAGAGGAACGTCCGGCTAAGAAACACGGTACAGTATAA